Proteins encoded together in one Calderihabitans maritimus window:
- a CDS encoding radical SAM protein, with protein MKPAYLNLSQKELKARKEEAYRRLEKCNICPHECQVDRIQDEKGVCRAGSQVAIASYGPHFGEEEPLVGRYGSGTIFFTYCNLKCVYCQNYEISCGTEGKEISIEELADIMTDLQEMKCHNINLVTPTHYVPQILAALEKAVQKGLKIPLVYNCGGYESLATLKLLDGIIDIYMPDMKYSSEEVARKYSGIRNYPETVKKAVKEMYRQVGDLQVDEHGVALRGLIIRHLVLPERLAGTTEIMRFIAQEISPTAFVNIMEQYYPAYRAKDFPPLNRRISPQEYLEALEEARRAGLKIK; from the coding sequence ATGAAACCTGCTTACTTGAATTTAAGCCAGAAAGAATTAAAGGCCCGTAAAGAAGAAGCCTACCGGCGCCTGGAAAAGTGTAATATCTGCCCTCACGAGTGCCAGGTTGATCGTATTCAGGATGAAAAAGGAGTATGCCGGGCAGGTTCTCAGGTTGCTATTGCCAGCTACGGCCCTCACTTTGGTGAAGAGGAACCTTTGGTCGGCCGATACGGTTCCGGCACCATCTTCTTCACTTACTGCAATTTAAAATGCGTCTACTGCCAGAACTACGAAATAAGCTGTGGCACAGAAGGTAAAGAAATAAGTATAGAGGAATTGGCCGACATCATGACTGATCTACAGGAAATGAAATGCCACAATATCAATCTGGTTACTCCTACCCATTATGTACCGCAAATCCTAGCCGCATTGGAAAAAGCCGTCCAGAAGGGATTGAAGATCCCTTTAGTCTATAATTGTGGCGGCTACGAATCCCTGGCAACCCTTAAACTCTTGGACGGAATTATCGATATCTACATGCCGGATATGAAATATAGCTCTGAAGAAGTGGCTAGAAAATACTCTGGAATACGCAATTACCCGGAAACGGTAAAAAAAGCAGTGAAAGAAATGTATCGACAGGTGGGGGACCTGCAGGTAGACGAACATGGTGTGGCCTTACGCGGTCTGATCATCCGCCACCTGGTTTTACCTGAACGGTTGGCCGGTACAACTGAAATAATGCGCTTTATTGCCCAGGAAATTTCCCCTACTGCTTTTGTAAACATTATGGAACAGTACTACCCGGCTTACAGGGCCAAAGATTTTCCTCCTCTAAACCGGCGGATCTCTCCCCAAGAATATCTGGAAGCACTCGAAGAAGCCCGCCGAGCCGGTTTGAAAATCAAATAA
- a CDS encoding aldolase: MREEFIKIGHHLFLSGLITSHGGNMSIRIGDRIFITRRGSMLGCLREEDIVETGLEQDDEGTALASRELEVHRAIYRVTSAQAVLHAHPPYSIVLSMTRKEIVPVDAEGAYLLGKVPVVTVKESIGSPEVAEKLPGFLKEYKIALVHAHGSFAIGESLEEAYHWTSCMEASSKIIYLLQKMGYTSSK, translated from the coding sequence ATGCGCGAGGAATTTATAAAAATAGGTCATCATCTTTTTCTTAGCGGTTTAATTACTTCCCATGGAGGAAACATGAGTATTCGAATCGGCGACCGCATCTTCATAACCCGGCGAGGATCAATGCTGGGGTGCTTGCGGGAGGAGGATATCGTAGAGACGGGACTAGAACAAGATGACGAGGGAACAGCACTGGCTTCCAGAGAGCTCGAAGTACACCGGGCCATCTATCGTGTCACTTCTGCTCAGGCGGTGTTACATGCTCACCCGCCTTATTCTATTGTGCTTTCAATGACCAGGAAAGAAATTGTTCCCGTGGATGCAGAAGGAGCGTATCTTTTAGGGAAAGTTCCGGTAGTGACGGTTAAAGAAAGCATAGGCTCGCCGGAGGTAGCGGAAAAACTGCCAGGTTTCTTAAAGGAATATAAAATAGCACTGGTGCACGCTCACGGGTCTTTTGCCATCGGCGAAAGTTTAGAGGAAGCTTATCATTGGACTTCCTGTATGGAGGCTTCCAGTAAAATTATTTATCTGTTGCAAAAGATGGGGTATACATCGTCGAAATAA
- a CDS encoding ROK family protein, with protein MAGQKRWFLGIDIGGTNIKAGVVDTQGKVVRQAKIPTGREEGMEAVLKRVARLAGRLIEECGLEMEEVGGAGIGVPGIVNLERSMVLNAPNLGWYRQPLRERLKEHLGLPVLIDNDANLAAVGEYWVGAGNGESNFLMVTIGTGIGSGLILNGELYRGSTGAGAELGHMILDREGYLCGCGNRGCLETLTSATAIVRRMKEAIEAGGDSILGHKKDFHARDVFDAALRGDKLSRQVVAEMADYLAIALANVVNLLDIPLIVVGGGVAQAGGILFERLRRGVKERILVPEDRPVRIIPARLGNAAGLIGAAKLAMDLGLRGEV; from the coding sequence ATGGCCGGTCAAAAGAGATGGTTTTTGGGAATTGATATAGGTGGTACTAATATTAAAGCGGGAGTAGTGGATACCCAGGGAAAGGTTGTCCGTCAGGCTAAAATTCCTACGGGAAGAGAAGAAGGGATGGAAGCGGTTCTCAAGCGGGTGGCCCGGTTGGCAGGAAGACTTATCGAGGAATGCGGCTTAGAAATGGAGGAAGTCGGGGGTGCGGGAATTGGAGTGCCCGGTATAGTGAACCTGGAACGATCCATGGTGTTAAACGCGCCTAACCTCGGGTGGTACCGGCAGCCTTTGCGAGAACGGCTGAAGGAGCATCTCGGCCTGCCCGTCTTAATTGACAACGATGCCAATCTGGCTGCGGTCGGAGAATACTGGGTGGGGGCAGGAAATGGAGAGAGTAATTTTTTGATGGTTACTATCGGTACCGGAATCGGATCCGGGCTCATTTTAAACGGAGAACTGTACCGAGGCAGTACCGGGGCGGGGGCGGAACTTGGGCATATGATTTTAGACAGGGAAGGGTATCTGTGCGGCTGCGGTAACCGGGGGTGCCTGGAAACCCTCACCTCGGCGACAGCGATAGTACGAAGGATGAAGGAAGCTATAGAAGCCGGCGGGGACAGTATTTTGGGACATAAGAAAGATTTCCATGCTCGCGACGTTTTTGATGCCGCCTTGCGGGGAGATAAGCTCAGCCGGCAGGTGGTAGCTGAAATGGCGGATTATCTGGCCATTGCCTTGGCCAATGTAGTTAACTTGTTGGACATACCACTAATTGTGGTAGGCGGCGGTGTGGCCCAGGCCGGGGGTATTTTGTTTGAGCGCTTGCGCCGGGGAGTGAAAGAAAGAATTCTCGTTCCGGAAGACAGACCGGTTCGTATAATCCCTGCCCGGCTGGGGAACGCTGCAGGGTTAATCGGTGCGGCTAAATTGGCTATGGATCTGGGGCTGCGGGGAGAGGTGTAA